In Naumovozyma castellii chromosome 1, complete genome, one DNA window encodes the following:
- the UTP10 gene encoding snoRNA-binding rRNA-processing protein UTP10 (ancestral locus Anc_1.253): MSSLSEQLAKVASNNATVALDRKRRQKLHSASLIYNPKTAATQDYDLIFDNAVKALDELIQIDPKFEVFKRSLFSETSVSIDRNVQTKDEIKALDNAINGYLLLASSKWHLTPTIQATEWLVRRFQIHICNTEMLLLSTINYYQTPVFKRILNIVKLPPLFNPLSNFVRSEKAPSNLTMIKLFNDMDFLKLFANYLNKCIKQKVTYTNQLLFTTCCFINLIAFNSTNDEKLNQLVPILLEISAKLLGSNSVDCQIAAHTILVVFATALPLQKQIILAATETMLSNLQDEKAKRSALVTICKLFQTLRGHGNVDQLTNKLFQIFDSKFDLEYLINFLTKKDVPPCDKFFTAYMRAIARYDHSKLASLVKLLKNIKLEKYEVRLIITDLIHLSEILEDKTQLTELFEYFVSVNEKLVLNCLKSLNLTAELFEIRLTTSLFSNNEETEDIIKDIESQKVIGLTTSVPTFKEFLDKNAEFINTKNTSMLAESDETFNKLLSLFIEAVGKNYTSNAFLNAFLTTLETRITFLLRIVISPAAPIALRLIALSDISKGLNNIDKDSNVFTMVPCLLCALSDVSKNVRTNVRALLSQIANRPFTKHYFLNNKIYGDNLTIPMLSPKDGESWLTRFLNEYMVENYDISHLVIPKKDQDIFLLFWANQALNIPLPYPKTILLSYLNKYSSSAAIYSTLFEDFISNYISTRSQWEMKCKANKTSFVEFETELVYLISPKEKNQFIIDFALSALNSEYESLATLVSARIINIFNTLKTSLQLQILQNIIDASAESDANYDSVATLQSLPLSADLFVAILSQNKINADSAVTDISKRRRRRSSTSKAALQKEEISQIAEIHLRKLTIILETLDKLKMKSTESLLSTLFSVLSDLETLDQDGGLPVLYAQETLTSCMLNTIESLKETGCVSLRTIRADILVSAIRNSPSPQVQNKLLLVVGALASLNSETVLHSVMPIFTFMGAHSIRQDDEFTTQVVERTIMTVVPALLENNTANKQDEIEFLLMSFTTAFQHVPKHRRVKLYSTLAKALGSYQSIGPFLFLVTQQYSSLIESFKLGEARTIIDFVKSFLNNFDVLEQLTGLQVYLNLVKTLLSASKNADEKEALTSHAIFTNGVLNLTTSELSILVQHSFDFIGKVIEEGDSDHYTLNGSFKLRVYSALLDERNEESFSNAVKEKFGVVLETILTFINEAGSLFKSSGSQSDEGTSTPERASENKKEIKDILFTLLGNVLNMLPIDDFITAVLPLLTKSGNEDIKYHLGLVIGSKFELESLESSSIAGEVISVLLERIPAEKNSVNVIQVLLNTLAALITKFGSRLESSLLTSVLSLVTGELKSDQIEVAISSLTVITSCIQILGVKSIAFYPKIVGPAVNIFKRFEEDKEHFLRKQLQLSILLLFAAMIKSIPTFLLSNISDVFHVIFFADEIEAATRLSVISLVVEYINLKEVLKVLNKCWVSSISLTTDSIAVSLFLSALESTVEEIDKKSATSQSPIFFKLLLSLFEYRSISKFDNNTVSRIEASVHQIANMYVLKMNDKVFRPLFVILINWAFDGEDVTNKEISEIERLTAFFKFFNKLQENLKGIITSYFTYLLEPTNGLLKRFISKDIVDINLRRLVLKSLTSAFKYDRNEYWKSTSRFELISITLVDQLSNIEDVIGKYLVKAIGSLAANNNGVEEHNQIMNKLLISHMKATCSSSEKLWAVRSIKLVYSKVGESWLILLPQLVPIIAELLEDDDEEVEQEVRTGLVKVVENVLGEPFDRYLD, translated from the coding sequence ATGTCTTCTTTAAGTGAACAGTTAGCGAAAGTGGCTAGCAACAATGCCACTGTTGCCCTTGATAGAAAGAGAAGACAAAAATTGCACTCTGCTTCTTTAATCTATAATCCAAAAACAGCCGCAACCCAAGATTATGATTTAATTTTCGATAATGCTGTCAAGGCGTTAGACGAACTGATCCAAATTGATCCAAAGTTTGAAGTCTTCAAAAGgtctttattttctgaaACGTCTGTCTCCATTGATAGAAATGTACAAACTAAGGATGAAATCAAAGCCTTGGATAATGCTATTAATGGTTACTTATTATTAGCTTCTTCTAAGTGGCATTTGACCCCAACAATTCAAGCTACCGAATGGTTGGTACGtcgttttcaaattcatatttGCAACACAGaaatgttattattatccaCGATTAACTATTATCAAACCCCCGTATTCAAGAGGATTTTAAACATCGTAAAATTACCACCTTTATTTAACCCATTGTCGAACTTTGTTAGAAGTGAGAAAGCGCCATCTAATTTAACCATGATTAAGTTGTTCAATGACATGGACTTTTTAAAACTGTTTGCGAATTATTTGAACAAGTGCATTAAACAAAAAGTCACATATACAAACCAGTTATTATTTACCACCTGTTGTTTTATAAATCTAATTGCATTTAACTCCACCAATGATGAGAAACTAAATCAGTTAGTCCCAATATTGCTTGAGATTTCTGCCAAACTATTGGGCTCCAATTCAGTTGATTGTCAGATTGCAGCTCATACCATCTTAGTGGTATTTGCCACTGCTCTTCCATTACAAAAACAGATTATTTTAGCCGCTACCGAAACAATGCTATCTAATCTACAAGATGAGAAGGCTAAAAGATCAGCATTAGTGACAATTTGCAAGTTATTTCAAACCTTAAGGGGACATGGAAACGTGGATCAATTAACAaacaaattatttcaaattttcgATTCTaaatttgatttggaatacttgataaattttttaacgAAGAAAGACGTTCCCCCATGTGACAAGTTCTTTACAGCTTATATGAGAGCTATCGCTAGATATGATCATTCAAAATTAGCTTCTCTTGTAAAGCTATTAAAAAACATTAAATTAGAGAAATACGAAGTAAGATTGATAATTACCGATTTGATCCACTTGTCAGAAATTTTAGAAGATAAGACCCAATTGactgaattatttgaatattttgtttctgttaatgaaaaattggtgCTCAATTGTTTGAAATCGTTAAATCTTACAGCAGAACTGTTTGAAATAAGATTGACCACATCGCttttttctaataatgaagaaacagaaGATATTATAAAAGACATTGAAAGTCAAAAAGTTATTGGCTTAACAACTTCTGTACCAACATTCAAGgaatttcttgataaaAATGCCGAGTTTATCAACACTAAGAACACATCTATGCTGGCTGAATCTGATGAAACCTTTAATAAGCTGTTATCCCTATTCATTGAAGCTGttggaaaaaattatacAAGTAACGCGTTTTTAAACGCATTTCTAACTACTTTAGAAACACGAATCACCTTTTTACTTCGTATTGTCATTTCTCCTGCTGCCCCAATTGCGTTGAGGTTGATTGCTCTAAGCGATATTTCTAAAGGTTTAAACAATATTGATAAAGACTCAAATGTATTTACGATGGTTCCATGCTTACTCTGTGCTTTGAGCGATGTCTCAAAAAATGTTAGAACAAATGTTAGGGCACTTCTTTCACAAATTGCTAATAGACCATTCACGAAAcattatttcttaaataataagataTACGGCGATAACTTGACTATTCCAATGCTAAGTCCAAAGGATGGCGAATCATGGTTAACGAGGTTCCTTAATGAGTACATGGTAGAAAATTATGATATTTCACATTTGGTGATCCCAAAGAAGGATcaagatatatttttattgttttggGCCAACCAAGCTCTAAATATCCCCCTACCGTACCCAAAAACTATTTTATTAAGctatttgaataaatattccTCATCAGCTGCAATCTATTCGACTCTCTTTGAAGACTTTATTTCCAACTATATTTCGACTAGATCTCAATGGGAAATGAAATGTAAGGCAAACAAGACAAgttttgttgaatttgaaacagAATTGGTCTACTTAATATcaccaaaggaaaaaaatcaatttATTATCGACTTTGCTCTCTCAGCATTAAATTCTGAATATGAATCTCTTGCCACTCTCGTGTCTGCAAGAATaatcaatatattcaatacTTTGAAAACAAGTTTACAATTACAGATTTTACAGAACATCATAGATGCAAGCGCAGAGTCTGATGCAAATTACGATTCTGTAGCCACCTTGCAATCTTTACCTTTGTCAGCTGACCTATTTGTAGCTATTTTATcacaaaataaaattaatgCTGATTCAGCTGTCACTGATATTTCCAAGAGAAGAAGGAGACGTTCATCTACTAGTAAGGCTGCCCTacaaaaagaagaaatatctCAAATTGCTGAGATTCATTTGAGAAAATTGACAATCATTTTGGAAACTTtggataaattaaagatgaagagcACCGAATCATTGCTATCTACCTTATTTTCAGTTTTATCCGATTTGGAAACTTTAGATCAAGATGGTGGGCTTCCAGTACTATATGCCCAAGAAACGTTAACATCATGTATGCTGAATACTATTGAATCGTTAAAAGAAACAGGTTGTGTTTCATTAAGAACTATTAGAGCTGATATCTTGGTATCAGCAATTAGGAATTCCCCATCACCACAAGTTCAAAATAAACTATTATTGGTTGTTGGCGCATTGGCATCTTTGAACTCTGAAACTGTTTTACACTCCGTTATGCCAATCTTCACTTTCATGGGTGCGCACAGTATTCGCCAAGATGATGAGTTCACCACCCAAGTTGTTGAAAGAACTATTATGACGGTTGTCCCAGCATTATTAGAGAACAATACTGCGAACAAGCAAGATGAGATAGAATTTTTACTAATGAGTTTCACCACAGCCTTCCAACATGTTCCAAAACATAGAAGAGTGAAATTATATTCCACTTTGGCAAAGGCATTGGGTTCATACCAATCTATCGGTCCCTTCTTATTCTTAGTTACTCAACAATACTCCTCTTTaattgaaagtttcaaattAGGCGAGGCCAGAACAATTATCGACTTTGTAAAATCCTTCTTAAACAATTTTGACGTTTTAGAACAATTGACAGGACTCCAAGTTTATTTGAATCTTGTGAAAACATTGCTATCCGCTAGTAAAAATGCTGATGAAAAAGAGGCATTAACTTCCCACGCCATATTTACGAATGGtgttttgaatttgactACATCTGAACTCTCTATTTTAGTTCAACATTCTTTCGACTTCATTGGTAAAGTTATAGAAGAAGGTGACAGCGACCATTACACTTTAAATGGCAGTTTCAAACTGAGAGTTTATTCTGCTTTATTGGATGaaagaaatgaagaatccTTCTCTAATGCAGTTAAAGAGAAATTTGGTGTTGTTCTAGAAACAATTTTGACATTCATCAACGAAGCTGGTTCTCTATTCAAGTCATCTGGTTCTCAAAGTGACGAAGGGACTTCAACACCAGAAAGAGCATCTGAAaataagaaagaaataaaagatattttaTTCACTCTGTTAGGGAATGTTTTAAATATGTTAccaattgatgattttatcACAGCTGTTCTACCGTTGCTAACTAAAAGCGGTAACgaagatattaaatatCATTTGGGCTTAGTCATTGGTtctaaatttgaattagaaTCTTTAGAAAGCTCCTCAATTGCTGGTGAGGTCATTTCTGTATTACTGGAAAGAATACCTGCAGAGAAGAATTCGGTTAATGTCATCCAAGTTCTATTGAACACGCTAGCCGCTCTAATTACTAAGTTCGGTTCGAGACTAGAAAGCTCTTTGTTGACATCAGTGCTTTCTTTAGTTACTGGAGAATTAAAATCAGATCAAATTGAGGTCGCCATCTCTTCTTTAACAGTTATTACGAGTTGTATTCAAATCCTTGGTGTAAAATCTATTGCCTTTTATCCAAAAATCGTTGGTCCAGctgtaaatatttttaaaagatTTGAAGAGGATAAAGAACATTTCTTGAGAAAGCAACTGCAATTATCGATCCTTCTATTATTTGCTGCAATGATTAAATCCATTCCAACATTCCTATTGTCTAATATTTCTGATGTTTTCCATGTTATCTTTTTTGCTGATGAAATCGAAGCAGCTACAAGATTATCCGTAATCTCATTGGTTGTTGAGTATATTAACTTAAAGGAAGTCCTAAAGGTCTTAAACAAATGTTGGGTTTCTAGTATCTCATTGACAACGGACTCTATCGCtgtttctttattcttaaGCGCCCTAGAATCTAcagttgaagaaattgataagaAATCTGCTACTTCTCAATCtccaattttcttcaaacttcttttatcattattcGAATACAGATCAATCAGTAAATTTGATAACAATACTGTTAGCCGTATTGAAGCCTCAGTTCATCAAATTGCCAATATGTATGTTCTAAAGATGAACGATAAAGTATTCAGACCACTATTTGTCATTCTTATAAACTGGGCTTTTGATGGTGAAGATGTAaccaacaaagaaatcTCTGAAATTGAACGTTTGACAGCATTTTTTAAGTTCTTTAATAAGTTACAAGAAAACTTGAAGGGTATTATTACATCGTACTTCACCTATTTATTGGAACCAACAAATGGCTTATTAAAAAGATTTATTTCCAAGGATATTGTAGATATAAATCTGCGCCGTTTGGTATTGAAATCTCTGACATCAGCATTCAAATATGATAGGAATGAATACTGGAAATCTACATCAAGgtttgaattaatttctaTCACGTTAGTGGACCAATTATCTAATATTGAAGACGTCATTGGTAAATACTTAGTGAAAGCCATCGGTTCATTGGCTGCCAATAACAACGGTGTTGAAGAACataatcaaataatgaacaagCTACTCATAAGCCACATGAAGGCAACATGCTCATCCAGCGAAAAACTATGGGCTGTTAGATCCATTAAGTTGGTATACTCCAAGGTTGGTGAAAGCTGGTTGATATTGTTACCTCAATTGGTTCCAATTATTGCtgaattattggaagatgatgatgaagaagtagAACAAGAGGTAAGAACGGGTTTAGTGAAGGTAGTTGAAAACGTATTGGGTGAACCATTCGATAGATACTTAGATTAG
- the TRL1 gene encoding tRNA ligase (ancestral locus Anc_1.280) yields the protein MEHSRNVSALVASLEKASGLESRGRAYKKICQLAHKDAKVNSWKFNEWDYGKNNITLPCKARGLFISDDEECPVIVARGYDKFFNVDEVSYTRWDSIESNTVGPYEVTVKANGCIIFISGLEDGSLVVCSKHITGPRDDIDRNHAEAGERVLLKQLKLKGINSRDLGLELYEGNLTAVAEYCDDSFEEHILEYPLDKAGLYLHGLNLNEPNFKTLPMRAVTMFGTKYGFKNINAFIKDDVGSLKVFLEDCAVNGSFNGEEIEGFVIRCKSRDTGDSFFFKYKFEEPYLMYRQWREVTKDYITNKSRVFKFRKHKLVTNKYLDFVIPILDNDSRLCEEYMRGFGIIKLRNMFLQSLGMSGMEILNHEKVMQLELKNSIDYDKVDEHTKFLVFPIAVIGCGKTTTSVALTSLFPDSWGHIQNDDITGKDKSKLMKKSLELLADPNIKCVIVDRNNHQFRERKQLFEWLDELKEDYLPYDTNIKVIALSFASYDDLDKLKTLTVDRVLERGDAHQTIKVDQYGKAKVLGIMGGFWKRFQPIIEDKSPDNRFDLIIQLNSLQKDSSLMNVKTILKRLHDVYPILIPEIPSEESINIAFQKSLQYKPKMKERKVTNNETVSGTPKKKVRPAYFSVNIKDGTPIKELISNVIEKPSNISEDAQTILKNLLQNDNFQESFHITLAHVMQGKRGDPAEQELWKAYLKHYKKILKSYNDKEIPKLIETNDFVRFQPKMICWDDKIVSIVIKFPNDECVSDENGLLVTKLKCANKIPHITVARLQDNVKAVYSNTICKDVVENRDATNINHVELVDSPSLTGNVCINL from the coding sequence ATGGAACATTCTCGAAACGTTTCAGCTTTAGTGGCATCCTTGGAAAAGGCATCAGGATTGGAATCTCGAGGGAGGGCATACAAGAAGATCTGTCAACTTGCTCATAAAGATGCAAAGGTGAACAGCTGGAAATTTAACGAATGGGATTAtggaaaaaataatattactCTCCCTTGTAAGGCAAGGGGCTTATTTATatcagatgatgaagagtGTCCAGTAATTGTGGCTAGAGGttatgataaatttttcaatgtcGATGAGGTCAGTTATACCAGATGGGATTCGATCGAATCTAACACTGTAGGCCCATATGAGGTTACTGTGAAAGCAAATGGATGTATTATCTTTATTTCTGGTTTAGAAGATGGAAGTTTAGTGGTTTGTTCCAAACATATAACTGGGCCAAGAGATGATATAGATAGAAACCATGCGGAAGCAGGAGAACGTGTTctattgaaacaattaaagCTAAAAGGAATTAATTCAAGGGATCTAGGTTTAGAATTATACGAAGGGAATTTAACAGCAGTTGCAGAGTATTGTGATGATTCGTTCGAGGAACATATTTTAGAATATCCACTCGATAAGGCTGGTCTTTATTTACACGGCTTGAACTTGAATGAACCCAATTTTAAAACGTTACCCATGCGTGCTGTTACTATGTTTGGCACTAAGTATGGattcaagaatataaatGCATTTATAAAAGACGATGTTGGGTCGCTGAAAGTATTCTTGGAAGATTGTGCTGTGAATGGTTCCTTTAATGGCGAAGAGATCGAAGGATTTGTTATCAGATGTAAGAGCAGGGACACAGGagattcatttttcttcaagtaTAAGTTCGAAGAACCATATTTGATGTATCGACAGTGGAGAGAGGTTACCAAGGACTACATTACTAATAAGTCAAGGGTTTTTAAATTTAGAAAACATAAACTTGTGACAAATAAGTATCTAGACTTTGTTATCCCAATCTTAGATAACGACTCTCGATTGTGTGAAGAATATATGAGAGGGTTTGGGATAATTAAGCTTAGGAATATGTTTTTACAATCTCTAGGGATGTCTGGtatggaaattttaaaCCATGAGAAGGTTATGCAGTTggaattgaagaattcaataGATTATGATAAAGTCGATGAACATACTAAATTCTTAGTCTTTCCCATTGCAGTGATAGGCTGTGGTAAGACCACTACATCCGTAGCATTGACTTCTTTATTTCCGGATAGTTGGGGCCATATTCAAAACGATGACATTACTGGAAAAGACAAGTCGAAGTTAATGAAAAAGTCCCTAGAGTTGCTAGCAGACCCAAACATTAAATGCGTTATTGTAGATAGAaataatcatcaatttAGAGAACGTAAGCAGTTATTTGAATGGttggatgaattaaaagaaGATTATCTACCTTATGATACTAATATCAAGGTGATTGCACTTTCATTTGCTTCCTACGATGATTTAGATAAATTGAAGACATTGACAGTTGATAGGGTATTAGAACGAGGTGATGCTCATCAAACGATAAAGGTGGATCAATATGGTAAAGCCAAAGTGTTGGGTATCATGGGTGgattttggaaaagatttCAGCCAATTATCGAGGATAAATCACCAGATAACCGTTTCgatctaataattcagtTGAATTCTTTGCAAAAAGATTCTTCGTTGATGAACGTAAAGACTATTCTTAAGAGATTGCATGATGTTTATCCTATTTTAATTCCTGAAATTCCTAGTGAAGAAAGTATAAATATAGCATTTCAAAAAAGTCTACAGTATAAGCCCAAGATGAAGGAACGGAAAGTAACGAATAATGAAACGGTGTCTGGTACTCCTAAAAAGAAAGTGCGTCCTGCGTACTTTTCTGTTAATATAAAAGATGGTACTccaattaaagaattgattTCTAATGTTATAGAAAAGccatcaaatatttcagagGATGCACAGACTATTCTAAAGAATCTATTGCAGAATGATAACTTTCAAGAATCGTTCCATATAACGCTTGCTCATGTAATGCAAGGTAAGAGAGGGGATCCTGCAGAACAGGAACTTTGGAAAGCATACTTAAAACATTACAAGAAAATCTTAAAATCATACAATGACAAAGAGATACCAAAACTAATTGAAACTAATGATTTTGTAAGATTCCAACCGAAAATGATATGTTGGGACGATAAAATTGTCTCAATTGTTATTAAATTCCCTAATGATGAATGTGTATCTGATGAGAACGGGTTGTTGGTGACTAAATTAAAATGTGCCAATAAGATCCCACATATTACAGTTGCAAGATTGCAAGATAATGTGAAGGCAGTCTATTCGAATACAATATGTAAGGATGTTGTGGAGAATAGAGATGCAACAAATATAAATCATGTTGAACTAGTAGACTCTCCTAGTCTCACAGGAAATGTATGTATTAATTTATAG
- the GZF3 gene encoding Gzf3p (ancestral locus Anc_1.250): MKMESYPMTTNKQIEYPYSVNVKLDHQINGETASHNLVRGAGNATITKGDSEMNTNGVGEEVPHIKASTSGSVSPMHTSSNGVNNDRISLDVSKHSPTTLSVCKNCLTSTTPLWRRDENGAVLCNACGLFLKLHGRPRPISLKTDVIKSRNRKGGNSNGAGGSTLKFNNQTSSSIANNIHKTYVQIEKKRKRSVGDIEVSNVHNSGDINAPLTKIRSIDTELSSDNILGNDLRKQIANDRNLKGFQSTLKSGEAPSMQAQLPHLSSLLNNMENLPITKSSNDGIMYNRQNSTVSSPGLSPQSISGNNQLSMPIVSLKDVLKNDNSDTPTSVIGVRDHSQDNSAPVINRDIPVNVILPYEEEAIRLKARINELELVTDLYKRHIFELDDKCKRLEEELKEKEGTLKSIGPNDKSDK, from the coding sequence ATGAAGATGGAAAGCTATCCAATGACAACGAATAAACAAATAGAATATCCATACAGTGTCAACGTGAAACTGGATCACCAGATAAATGGAGAAACAGCTAGTCACAATTTAGTAAGGGGAGCTGGTAATGCTACGATTACAAAAGGAGACTCTGAAATGAATACGAATGGGGTTGGAGAAGAGGTACCACACATAAAGGCATCAACGTCAGGTTCAGTAAGCCCTATGCATACATCATCTAATGGTGTGAATAATGATAGAATAAGCTTGGATGTCTCCAAGCATAGTCCAACAACATTGTCTGTTTGTAAAAATTGCCTTACCTCGACGACGCCACTTTGGCGACGTGATGAAAATGGAGCTGTTCTATGTAATGCTTGTGGTCTTTTTCTAAAACTACATGGAAGACCCAGACCTATTAGTTTGAAGACTGATGTCATTAAATCTCGAAATAGAAAGGGGGGCAATTCGAATGGTGCTGGCGGTTCAACACTTAAGTTTAATAATCAGACATCGTCTTCCATtgcaaataatattcataaaaCATAtgttcaaattgaaaaaaaaaggaaacGAAGTGTAGGTGATATAGAGGTCTCGAACGTACATAATTCAGGGGATATAAATGCTCCACTAACGAAAATACGAAGCATTGATACTGAATTGTCAAgtgataatattttgggAAATGATCTTCGAAAACAAATTGCCAATGATAGAAATCTTAAGGGGTTTCAAAGTACTTTAAAAAGCGGCGAAGCACCAAGCATGCAGGCACAATTGCCACACCTTTCATCACTCCTGAACAACATGGAAAACCTTCCTATAACGAAGTCATCCAACGATGGAATCATGTATAATAGACAGAACTCAACCGTGTCATCACCTGGACTCAGTCCTCAATCTATTTCTGGGAATAACCAATTATCTATGCCGATAGTATCTCTTAAAGATGTCTTAAAAAATGATAACTCTGACACTCCAACATCAGTAATAGGTGTTAGAGATCACTCTCAAGATAATTCTGCACCTGTAATCAACCGTGATATTCCTGTAAACGTTATTCTGCCGtacgaagaagaagcaatAAGATTGAAAGCCAGAATTAATGAGCTGGAGTTGGTGACGGATTTATATAAAAGGCACATTTTTGAGTTGGATGATAAATGTAAGAgattggaagaagaattgaaggaaaaggaagGGACCCTCAAATCGATTGGCCCTAATGACAAATCAGATAAGTAA